The sequence below is a genomic window from Bosea sp. F3-2.
ATGACATCGGCACCGTGACGATGGAAGAGCTCGACCGAGACGAGCAGCCCGGGCCGCCTTGCGCTGAAGACCGCAGTGACCTGCGTGCCGTTGGCCTTCGCGGCCTTGGCGAGCGGGGCGAGCGTCGCCAGTCCCGCCCCGCGCCCGACGGCGACGATGTGGCGCCAATTCGGATCCAGCGTGAAGCCGACGCCAAGCGGCCCCATGATGTCGAGCCGGTCGCCGGGCCGCAGCGTGTCGAGCCCGCGCGTGCCGGCGCCGGTCACCTTGTAGAGGAACTCGACCTGGCGCCTGTCGGGATCGGCCCCGTAGAGGCTCATCGGCCGGCGCAGGAAGGGCTGCTCGCCAGCCGGCTGCGGGCAGAGCAGCTGGAAGAACTGCCCCGGCTGGGCCCTGGCGGCCTCCTCGCTGCAGTTCGCCACGAGGTGCCGGTACTCGGCATTGACCGCCTCGTTGCGGACGACCTCGGCGAGCTCCGCGACGACGCTCGCCTTCCACGGCGCGGGTGAGCAGGTGCCGCCGCCGATGGCCGCGACCGGCGGCTCGGCCATTAGAGACTGATCGCGTTGGATCGACATGACGATGCCCTCGCGCTCACGCGAGCTCGGCGCCGCGCCGCTCGGGGATCAGCAGCCACATGGCGAAGATGTCGAGGACATAGAGGGTTGCGAGCAGCGCGATGGCGGTCTGGAAGCCATAGGCTGCCGCGATCGTCCCGACCACGACCGGGCCGAAGCCGCCGACGCCGCGGCCGATGTTGAACAGGACGTTCTGAGCGGTGGCGCGGGCCGCCGTCGGGAAGAGCTCGCTGATCAGTGCAC
It includes:
- a CDS encoding dihydroorotate dehydrogenase electron transfer subunit, translated to MSIQRDQSLMAEPPVAAIGGGTCSPAPWKASVVAELAEVVRNEAVNAEYRHLVANCSEEAARAQPGQFFQLLCPQPAGEQPFLRRPMSLYGADPDRRQVEFLYKVTGAGTRGLDTLRPGDRLDIMGPLGVGFTLDPNWRHIVAVGRGAGLATLAPLAKAAKANGTQVTAVFSARRPGLLVSVELFHRHGADVIAVTDSEQTSGPANVERILRRHIAEGRCDAFFTCGSSRLMRVQQRLAREFGLPGQVAMEQQMACGIGLCYCCVRDFNVNGEIVNRRVCWDGPVFDLMEALP